GGAAGAACGAATCCATGGTCAGCGCCAAGGTCGGTGGGCGCTTGGGCTCCCACAAGCACTTCCAGCTGCTGCTTCAGCGGCGCCGGGAACTGGACGAACAGCTGGGCACCGACTCGACCACCGCACCCGTGGAAGTCGGCGAAGACCCGATGCAGGCCTACGCCAACAAGCTGGCCCGCGGCGAAGAGGTTGCTGGAGGCTAACCACTCTCAAACGAAGGCGGACCCTCTCGGGTCCGCCTTTTTTATGTCCTCGGCCCTATCGGTCGGGGGCCATGTCGTCTTCTTCGCTGAGGGTCTGGACCTCGGAGATCGGCCACGCCGGCAAGCCGGCGGTCTGGGCAGCTCCGAGGAACTGCACCCGCGCAACCGCTTCCGCCTCGTCCCGGTTCTCGGCCTCCACAATGATCGTGGCGCCGTACGACTCCTGGCCGATTCCGGTCGCCATGCCGTTCATGGTGGCCACAGCATCGGCTAGCTCGACGATCTCGTCCGCCGACATTACCTTGTCGCCTGCGCAGCGCAGTCCTACGCTCCACCTCATACTCCGCCTCCTCTTGCCGCTTAGTTCAGAGTGGGTAGAACCTCTGCCAGTTCCTTGAGGCTGTCCAGATCGTGGCCGCTCAGCAGGATGTCCACGAACGGCATGGCACATGACATGCCTACCGACCGGGGCTCGTAGTTGGGGTCGTCGCCCTTCAACGGGTTCATCCAGATGATTGCGTGGCACAGCCGGTCGAGCCGGGTCATCGCCTGGTCCAGGACTGTCGGGTCTCCCCGCTCCAGGCCATCGGAGGCGATGATCAGAATCGAGCCGCGGCACATACCCCGCCGGCCCCACTGCTTGTAGAAGTGGTCCAGAGATGCGCCGATCTTGGTGCCGCCCTCCCAGTCGAAGACCGCCTTGGTGGCTTCGGTCAACGCCTCGTCGGGGTTGCGCTTCTGCAGCGTGTCGGTGATCCGGGTCAGCCGGGTGCCGAAGCAGAAGACCT
This window of the Actinomycetota bacterium genome carries:
- a CDS encoding VWA domain-containing protein, whose translation is RDTVRHAMRHGGEITELHFRRRKYRQRRLILILDISGSMSTYSRALLQFAYSATRVPGKIEVFCFGTRLTRITDTLQKRNPDEALTEATKAVFDWEGGTKIGASLDHFYKQWGRRGMCRGSILIIASDGLERGDPTVLDQAMTRLDRLCHAIIWMNPLKGDDPNYEPRSVGMSCAMPFVDILLSGHDLDSLKELAEVLPTLN